Proteins encoded together in one Miscanthus floridulus cultivar M001 chromosome 16, ASM1932011v1, whole genome shotgun sequence window:
- the LOC136512535 gene encoding condensin-2 complex subunit H2-like isoform X2, whose translation MMSSSSAATAGASSASVPASSSAAPPMILQANRDPESNWEVDVAKSLEEYLLKICSGEVSGEDGAGSVNFAEAALLLQGSVQVYSRKVEYLYSLVLHALEFLSQKNSLKHYSYTRQDQLENGSAQANQNDPSTIASEEDDIFMGLDDVPAESRTSLDNNVNRDDLQRKIVRPPANLLVFEGDCLDSEASELDTYLLATCDFYGDFLLLDPCDAPAVFDFLQGKHSGNENSVAHQGSSAPSKSRANVFTSPNARSAGTGRKSAAGKVLGGLDPTQENPDQSSTQETTPDDNHWSDPVEPSFADDVEMPHPDDIEDPVGDYSDDEDPWKPLNPHEPGNLKIRPYRRVKGSPWVVIGISKKKTLTFLFPMAKMDGVVIPEHAKSFEAQQSQQEEHYGSQSSPRFEKFLRSFEFGEENPNVFGDLKDDNGSNTGINFDNDDPDMPNDIDVDPDVPTYPDETIAATPNGTQDDIDTHASLDDLCRSHLNALLASIAEVEKQSEMDARVSTWKERIEDALEEQDKNPPFDIGSYGEQILDTLSSRTDNTGTASFSEIVSGRSKYEVARTFSALLQLVNDRSVDLDKGQATNELVCYTAENPFHVRLIGPNRRPEMEARFARKRVKSPLQNAGKGGESSLAQHECPKKPLHKNGKIPVKTAIRLTPDGKRRRRSAAHLMQPFNLESSG comes from the exons ATGATGTCGTCCTCCTCTGCTGCCACAGCCGGGGCCTCCTCGGCTTCCGTCCCGGCCTCTTCCTCCGCGGCTCCTCCTATGATTCTGCAGGCGAACAGGGACCCCGAGTCGAATTGGGAGGTGGACGTTGCCAAGAGCCTCGAGGAGTACCTGCTCAAGATCTGCTCAGGGGAGGTCTCCGGCGAGGACGGGGCCGGCTCTGTCAACTTTGCCGAAG CGGCCTTATTACTCCAAGGATCGGTTCAAGTGTACAGTAGGAAGGTGGAGTACTTGTACTCGTTGGTGCTTCACGCGTTAGAGTTCCTTTCGCAAAAGAA TAGTCTAAAGCATTATAGCTATACCAGGCAGGATCAACTGGAAAATGGCTCAGCTCAAGCTAATCAAAACGACCCTAGCACGATTGCCAGTGAAGAAGATGATATATTTATGGGGTTAGATGATGTCCCAG CGGAATCAAGGACATCTCTGGATAACAATGTCAATCGAGATGATTTACAAAGAAAAATTGTGAGGCCACCAGCAAATCTACTGGTGTTTGAAGGGGACTGTCTGGATAGCGAAGCGAGTGAGCTAGACACATATTTG TTAGCAACATGTGATTTTTATGGAGATTTCCTTCTGCTGGATCCTTGTGATGCACCAGCTGTTTTTGACTTTCTGCAAGGAAAACATTCTGGTAATGAaaatagtgtggctcatcaaggCAGTTCAGCACCTTCTAAAAGCCGAGCCAATGTTTTCACTTCCCCAAATGCAAGATCAGCGGGTACAGGTCGTAAATCGGCTGCTGGAAAAGTGTTAGGAGGTCTAGATCCAACCCAGGAGAATCCTGACCAATCTTCAACTCAAGAAACCACTCCAGATGACAACCATTGGTCTGATCCTGTTGAACCTAGCTTCGCTGATGATGTTGAAATGCCTCACCCAGATGATATAGAGGATCCTGTTGGAGATTAttctgatgatgaggatccatGGAAACCTTTGAATCCACATGAACCTGGCAACCTAAAGATTCGGCCTTACCGGAGAG TGAAAGGTTCTCCATGGGTGGTTATTGGCATTTCGAAAAAGAAAACTCTCACATTTCTATTTCCTATGGCAAAGATGGATGGCGTTGTCATACCTGAACATGCTAAATCTTTTGAAGCACAGCAGTCTCAGCAGGAGGAACATTATGGTTCCCAATCATCCCCTCGTTTTGAAAAG TTTTTGAGATCATTTGAATTTGGAGAAGAAAATCCCAATGTGTTTGGCGATTTGAAAGATGACAATGGATCAAATACTGGCATTAATTTTGATAATGATGATCCAGACATGCCAAATGACATAGATGTTGATCCTGATGTTCCAACATATCCTGACGAG ACTATTGCTGCAACTCCCAATGGTACACAGGATGACATAGATACACATGCAAGCCTCGACGACTTGTGTCGGTCACATCTG AATGCTCTCCTTGCCAGCATCGCTGAGGTTGAAAAGCAGAGTGAGATGGATGCTCGAGTTTCAACATGGAAAGAAAGAATTGAGGATGCCTTGGAAGAGCAG GATAAAAACCCACCTTTTGATATCGGTTCATATGGGGAGCAAATCCTTGACACACTTTCATCAAGAACTGACAATACAGGAACTGCATCTTTTAGTGAGATTGTTAGTGGCAGATCAAAGTATGAGGTTGCCAGAACATTCTCTGCCCTTCTCCAGCTG GTGAACGACAGAAGTGTTGATCTGGACAAAGGACAAGCCACGAATGAGTTGGTGTGTTACACAGCAGAGAATCCATTCCATGTAAGGCTCATTGGTCCCAACCGGAGGCCAGAAATGGAGGCACGCTTTGCTCGGAAGAGAGTCAAGTCCCCACTGCAAAATGCAGGCAAAGGCGGTGAGTCCTCCTTGGCACAGCATGAGTGCCCCAAGAAGCCGTTGCATAAAAATGGCAAGATTCCAGTCAAGACAGCGATCAGGCTGACTCCAGATGGGAAGCGAAGGCGAAGATCGGCCGCTCACCTAATGCAGCCGTTCAATCTGGAATCCAGCGGATGA
- the LOC136512535 gene encoding condensin-2 complex subunit H2-like isoform X1, with translation MMSSSSAATAGASSASVPASSSAAPPMILQANRDPESNWEVDVAKSLEEYLLKICSGEVSGEDGAGSVNFAEAALLLQGSVQVYSRKVEYLYSLVLHALEFLSQKNYSSLKHYSYTRQDQLENGSAQANQNDPSTIASEEDDIFMGLDDVPAESRTSLDNNVNRDDLQRKIVRPPANLLVFEGDCLDSEASELDTYLLATCDFYGDFLLLDPCDAPAVFDFLQGKHSGNENSVAHQGSSAPSKSRANVFTSPNARSAGTGRKSAAGKVLGGLDPTQENPDQSSTQETTPDDNHWSDPVEPSFADDVEMPHPDDIEDPVGDYSDDEDPWKPLNPHEPGNLKIRPYRRVKGSPWVVIGISKKKTLTFLFPMAKMDGVVIPEHAKSFEAQQSQQEEHYGSQSSPRFEKFLRSFEFGEENPNVFGDLKDDNGSNTGINFDNDDPDMPNDIDVDPDVPTYPDETIAATPNGTQDDIDTHASLDDLCRSHLNALLASIAEVEKQSEMDARVSTWKERIEDALEEQDKNPPFDIGSYGEQILDTLSSRTDNTGTASFSEIVSGRSKYEVARTFSALLQLVNDRSVDLDKGQATNELVCYTAENPFHVRLIGPNRRPEMEARFARKRVKSPLQNAGKGGESSLAQHECPKKPLHKNGKIPVKTAIRLTPDGKRRRRSAAHLMQPFNLESSG, from the exons ATGATGTCGTCCTCCTCTGCTGCCACAGCCGGGGCCTCCTCGGCTTCCGTCCCGGCCTCTTCCTCCGCGGCTCCTCCTATGATTCTGCAGGCGAACAGGGACCCCGAGTCGAATTGGGAGGTGGACGTTGCCAAGAGCCTCGAGGAGTACCTGCTCAAGATCTGCTCAGGGGAGGTCTCCGGCGAGGACGGGGCCGGCTCTGTCAACTTTGCCGAAG CGGCCTTATTACTCCAAGGATCGGTTCAAGTGTACAGTAGGAAGGTGGAGTACTTGTACTCGTTGGTGCTTCACGCGTTAGAGTTCCTTTCGCAAAAGAA CTACAGTAGTCTAAAGCATTATAGCTATACCAGGCAGGATCAACTGGAAAATGGCTCAGCTCAAGCTAATCAAAACGACCCTAGCACGATTGCCAGTGAAGAAGATGATATATTTATGGGGTTAGATGATGTCCCAG CGGAATCAAGGACATCTCTGGATAACAATGTCAATCGAGATGATTTACAAAGAAAAATTGTGAGGCCACCAGCAAATCTACTGGTGTTTGAAGGGGACTGTCTGGATAGCGAAGCGAGTGAGCTAGACACATATTTG TTAGCAACATGTGATTTTTATGGAGATTTCCTTCTGCTGGATCCTTGTGATGCACCAGCTGTTTTTGACTTTCTGCAAGGAAAACATTCTGGTAATGAaaatagtgtggctcatcaaggCAGTTCAGCACCTTCTAAAAGCCGAGCCAATGTTTTCACTTCCCCAAATGCAAGATCAGCGGGTACAGGTCGTAAATCGGCTGCTGGAAAAGTGTTAGGAGGTCTAGATCCAACCCAGGAGAATCCTGACCAATCTTCAACTCAAGAAACCACTCCAGATGACAACCATTGGTCTGATCCTGTTGAACCTAGCTTCGCTGATGATGTTGAAATGCCTCACCCAGATGATATAGAGGATCCTGTTGGAGATTAttctgatgatgaggatccatGGAAACCTTTGAATCCACATGAACCTGGCAACCTAAAGATTCGGCCTTACCGGAGAG TGAAAGGTTCTCCATGGGTGGTTATTGGCATTTCGAAAAAGAAAACTCTCACATTTCTATTTCCTATGGCAAAGATGGATGGCGTTGTCATACCTGAACATGCTAAATCTTTTGAAGCACAGCAGTCTCAGCAGGAGGAACATTATGGTTCCCAATCATCCCCTCGTTTTGAAAAG TTTTTGAGATCATTTGAATTTGGAGAAGAAAATCCCAATGTGTTTGGCGATTTGAAAGATGACAATGGATCAAATACTGGCATTAATTTTGATAATGATGATCCAGACATGCCAAATGACATAGATGTTGATCCTGATGTTCCAACATATCCTGACGAG ACTATTGCTGCAACTCCCAATGGTACACAGGATGACATAGATACACATGCAAGCCTCGACGACTTGTGTCGGTCACATCTG AATGCTCTCCTTGCCAGCATCGCTGAGGTTGAAAAGCAGAGTGAGATGGATGCTCGAGTTTCAACATGGAAAGAAAGAATTGAGGATGCCTTGGAAGAGCAG GATAAAAACCCACCTTTTGATATCGGTTCATATGGGGAGCAAATCCTTGACACACTTTCATCAAGAACTGACAATACAGGAACTGCATCTTTTAGTGAGATTGTTAGTGGCAGATCAAAGTATGAGGTTGCCAGAACATTCTCTGCCCTTCTCCAGCTG GTGAACGACAGAAGTGTTGATCTGGACAAAGGACAAGCCACGAATGAGTTGGTGTGTTACACAGCAGAGAATCCATTCCATGTAAGGCTCATTGGTCCCAACCGGAGGCCAGAAATGGAGGCACGCTTTGCTCGGAAGAGAGTCAAGTCCCCACTGCAAAATGCAGGCAAAGGCGGTGAGTCCTCCTTGGCACAGCATGAGTGCCCCAAGAAGCCGTTGCATAAAAATGGCAAGATTCCAGTCAAGACAGCGATCAGGCTGACTCCAGATGGGAAGCGAAGGCGAAGATCGGCCGCTCACCTAATGCAGCCGTTCAATCTGGAATCCAGCGGATGA
- the LOC136512535 gene encoding condensin-2 complex subunit H2-like isoform X3 yields the protein MMSSSSAATAGASSASVPASSSAAPPMILQANRDPESNWEVDVAKSLEEYLLKICSGEVSGEDGAGSVNFAEAALLLQGSVQVYSRKVEYLYSLVLHALEFLSQKNLKHYSYTRQDQLENGSAQANQNDPSTIASEEDDIFMGLDDVPAESRTSLDNNVNRDDLQRKIVRPPANLLVFEGDCLDSEASELDTYLLATCDFYGDFLLLDPCDAPAVFDFLQGKHSGNENSVAHQGSSAPSKSRANVFTSPNARSAGTGRKSAAGKVLGGLDPTQENPDQSSTQETTPDDNHWSDPVEPSFADDVEMPHPDDIEDPVGDYSDDEDPWKPLNPHEPGNLKIRPYRRVKGSPWVVIGISKKKTLTFLFPMAKMDGVVIPEHAKSFEAQQSQQEEHYGSQSSPRFEKFLRSFEFGEENPNVFGDLKDDNGSNTGINFDNDDPDMPNDIDVDPDVPTYPDETIAATPNGTQDDIDTHASLDDLCRSHLNALLASIAEVEKQSEMDARVSTWKERIEDALEEQDKNPPFDIGSYGEQILDTLSSRTDNTGTASFSEIVSGRSKYEVARTFSALLQLVNDRSVDLDKGQATNELVCYTAENPFHVRLIGPNRRPEMEARFARKRVKSPLQNAGKGGESSLAQHECPKKPLHKNGKIPVKTAIRLTPDGKRRRRSAAHLMQPFNLESSG from the exons ATGATGTCGTCCTCCTCTGCTGCCACAGCCGGGGCCTCCTCGGCTTCCGTCCCGGCCTCTTCCTCCGCGGCTCCTCCTATGATTCTGCAGGCGAACAGGGACCCCGAGTCGAATTGGGAGGTGGACGTTGCCAAGAGCCTCGAGGAGTACCTGCTCAAGATCTGCTCAGGGGAGGTCTCCGGCGAGGACGGGGCCGGCTCTGTCAACTTTGCCGAAG CGGCCTTATTACTCCAAGGATCGGTTCAAGTGTACAGTAGGAAGGTGGAGTACTTGTACTCGTTGGTGCTTCACGCGTTAGAGTTCCTTTCGCAAAAGAA TCTAAAGCATTATAGCTATACCAGGCAGGATCAACTGGAAAATGGCTCAGCTCAAGCTAATCAAAACGACCCTAGCACGATTGCCAGTGAAGAAGATGATATATTTATGGGGTTAGATGATGTCCCAG CGGAATCAAGGACATCTCTGGATAACAATGTCAATCGAGATGATTTACAAAGAAAAATTGTGAGGCCACCAGCAAATCTACTGGTGTTTGAAGGGGACTGTCTGGATAGCGAAGCGAGTGAGCTAGACACATATTTG TTAGCAACATGTGATTTTTATGGAGATTTCCTTCTGCTGGATCCTTGTGATGCACCAGCTGTTTTTGACTTTCTGCAAGGAAAACATTCTGGTAATGAaaatagtgtggctcatcaaggCAGTTCAGCACCTTCTAAAAGCCGAGCCAATGTTTTCACTTCCCCAAATGCAAGATCAGCGGGTACAGGTCGTAAATCGGCTGCTGGAAAAGTGTTAGGAGGTCTAGATCCAACCCAGGAGAATCCTGACCAATCTTCAACTCAAGAAACCACTCCAGATGACAACCATTGGTCTGATCCTGTTGAACCTAGCTTCGCTGATGATGTTGAAATGCCTCACCCAGATGATATAGAGGATCCTGTTGGAGATTAttctgatgatgaggatccatGGAAACCTTTGAATCCACATGAACCTGGCAACCTAAAGATTCGGCCTTACCGGAGAG TGAAAGGTTCTCCATGGGTGGTTATTGGCATTTCGAAAAAGAAAACTCTCACATTTCTATTTCCTATGGCAAAGATGGATGGCGTTGTCATACCTGAACATGCTAAATCTTTTGAAGCACAGCAGTCTCAGCAGGAGGAACATTATGGTTCCCAATCATCCCCTCGTTTTGAAAAG TTTTTGAGATCATTTGAATTTGGAGAAGAAAATCCCAATGTGTTTGGCGATTTGAAAGATGACAATGGATCAAATACTGGCATTAATTTTGATAATGATGATCCAGACATGCCAAATGACATAGATGTTGATCCTGATGTTCCAACATATCCTGACGAG ACTATTGCTGCAACTCCCAATGGTACACAGGATGACATAGATACACATGCAAGCCTCGACGACTTGTGTCGGTCACATCTG AATGCTCTCCTTGCCAGCATCGCTGAGGTTGAAAAGCAGAGTGAGATGGATGCTCGAGTTTCAACATGGAAAGAAAGAATTGAGGATGCCTTGGAAGAGCAG GATAAAAACCCACCTTTTGATATCGGTTCATATGGGGAGCAAATCCTTGACACACTTTCATCAAGAACTGACAATACAGGAACTGCATCTTTTAGTGAGATTGTTAGTGGCAGATCAAAGTATGAGGTTGCCAGAACATTCTCTGCCCTTCTCCAGCTG GTGAACGACAGAAGTGTTGATCTGGACAAAGGACAAGCCACGAATGAGTTGGTGTGTTACACAGCAGAGAATCCATTCCATGTAAGGCTCATTGGTCCCAACCGGAGGCCAGAAATGGAGGCACGCTTTGCTCGGAAGAGAGTCAAGTCCCCACTGCAAAATGCAGGCAAAGGCGGTGAGTCCTCCTTGGCACAGCATGAGTGCCCCAAGAAGCCGTTGCATAAAAATGGCAAGATTCCAGTCAAGACAGCGATCAGGCTGACTCCAGATGGGAAGCGAAGGCGAAGATCGGCCGCTCACCTAATGCAGCCGTTCAATCTGGAATCCAGCGGATGA
- the LOC136512535 gene encoding condensin-2 complex subunit H2-like isoform X4, translated as MMSSSSAATAGASSASVPASSSAAPPMILQANRDPESNWEVDVAKSLEEYLLKICSGEVSGEDGAGSVNFAEAALLLQGSVQVYSRKVEYLYSLVLHALEFLSQKKQDQLENGSAQANQNDPSTIASEEDDIFMGLDDVPAESRTSLDNNVNRDDLQRKIVRPPANLLVFEGDCLDSEASELDTYLLATCDFYGDFLLLDPCDAPAVFDFLQGKHSGNENSVAHQGSSAPSKSRANVFTSPNARSAGTGRKSAAGKVLGGLDPTQENPDQSSTQETTPDDNHWSDPVEPSFADDVEMPHPDDIEDPVGDYSDDEDPWKPLNPHEPGNLKIRPYRRVKGSPWVVIGISKKKTLTFLFPMAKMDGVVIPEHAKSFEAQQSQQEEHYGSQSSPRFEKFLRSFEFGEENPNVFGDLKDDNGSNTGINFDNDDPDMPNDIDVDPDVPTYPDETIAATPNGTQDDIDTHASLDDLCRSHLNALLASIAEVEKQSEMDARVSTWKERIEDALEEQDKNPPFDIGSYGEQILDTLSSRTDNTGTASFSEIVSGRSKYEVARTFSALLQLVNDRSVDLDKGQATNELVCYTAENPFHVRLIGPNRRPEMEARFARKRVKSPLQNAGKGGESSLAQHECPKKPLHKNGKIPVKTAIRLTPDGKRRRRSAAHLMQPFNLESSG; from the exons ATGATGTCGTCCTCCTCTGCTGCCACAGCCGGGGCCTCCTCGGCTTCCGTCCCGGCCTCTTCCTCCGCGGCTCCTCCTATGATTCTGCAGGCGAACAGGGACCCCGAGTCGAATTGGGAGGTGGACGTTGCCAAGAGCCTCGAGGAGTACCTGCTCAAGATCTGCTCAGGGGAGGTCTCCGGCGAGGACGGGGCCGGCTCTGTCAACTTTGCCGAAG CGGCCTTATTACTCCAAGGATCGGTTCAAGTGTACAGTAGGAAGGTGGAGTACTTGTACTCGTTGGTGCTTCACGCGTTAGAGTTCCTTTCGCAAAAGAA GCAGGATCAACTGGAAAATGGCTCAGCTCAAGCTAATCAAAACGACCCTAGCACGATTGCCAGTGAAGAAGATGATATATTTATGGGGTTAGATGATGTCCCAG CGGAATCAAGGACATCTCTGGATAACAATGTCAATCGAGATGATTTACAAAGAAAAATTGTGAGGCCACCAGCAAATCTACTGGTGTTTGAAGGGGACTGTCTGGATAGCGAAGCGAGTGAGCTAGACACATATTTG TTAGCAACATGTGATTTTTATGGAGATTTCCTTCTGCTGGATCCTTGTGATGCACCAGCTGTTTTTGACTTTCTGCAAGGAAAACATTCTGGTAATGAaaatagtgtggctcatcaaggCAGTTCAGCACCTTCTAAAAGCCGAGCCAATGTTTTCACTTCCCCAAATGCAAGATCAGCGGGTACAGGTCGTAAATCGGCTGCTGGAAAAGTGTTAGGAGGTCTAGATCCAACCCAGGAGAATCCTGACCAATCTTCAACTCAAGAAACCACTCCAGATGACAACCATTGGTCTGATCCTGTTGAACCTAGCTTCGCTGATGATGTTGAAATGCCTCACCCAGATGATATAGAGGATCCTGTTGGAGATTAttctgatgatgaggatccatGGAAACCTTTGAATCCACATGAACCTGGCAACCTAAAGATTCGGCCTTACCGGAGAG TGAAAGGTTCTCCATGGGTGGTTATTGGCATTTCGAAAAAGAAAACTCTCACATTTCTATTTCCTATGGCAAAGATGGATGGCGTTGTCATACCTGAACATGCTAAATCTTTTGAAGCACAGCAGTCTCAGCAGGAGGAACATTATGGTTCCCAATCATCCCCTCGTTTTGAAAAG TTTTTGAGATCATTTGAATTTGGAGAAGAAAATCCCAATGTGTTTGGCGATTTGAAAGATGACAATGGATCAAATACTGGCATTAATTTTGATAATGATGATCCAGACATGCCAAATGACATAGATGTTGATCCTGATGTTCCAACATATCCTGACGAG ACTATTGCTGCAACTCCCAATGGTACACAGGATGACATAGATACACATGCAAGCCTCGACGACTTGTGTCGGTCACATCTG AATGCTCTCCTTGCCAGCATCGCTGAGGTTGAAAAGCAGAGTGAGATGGATGCTCGAGTTTCAACATGGAAAGAAAGAATTGAGGATGCCTTGGAAGAGCAG GATAAAAACCCACCTTTTGATATCGGTTCATATGGGGAGCAAATCCTTGACACACTTTCATCAAGAACTGACAATACAGGAACTGCATCTTTTAGTGAGATTGTTAGTGGCAGATCAAAGTATGAGGTTGCCAGAACATTCTCTGCCCTTCTCCAGCTG GTGAACGACAGAAGTGTTGATCTGGACAAAGGACAAGCCACGAATGAGTTGGTGTGTTACACAGCAGAGAATCCATTCCATGTAAGGCTCATTGGTCCCAACCGGAGGCCAGAAATGGAGGCACGCTTTGCTCGGAAGAGAGTCAAGTCCCCACTGCAAAATGCAGGCAAAGGCGGTGAGTCCTCCTTGGCACAGCATGAGTGCCCCAAGAAGCCGTTGCATAAAAATGGCAAGATTCCAGTCAAGACAGCGATCAGGCTGACTCCAGATGGGAAGCGAAGGCGAAGATCGGCCGCTCACCTAATGCAGCCGTTCAATCTGGAATCCAGCGGATGA